The following coding sequences lie in one Deltaproteobacteria bacterium genomic window:
- a CDS encoding metallophosphoesterase family protein has protein sequence MRVAALSDIHIGVTPGRDGFGHAPAAFIAWLDHLRQSHDRVVLVGDVFQTDHGWWPGSRAVALHAARRRLPELLAGVDYVHGNHDLVAAEAIAAPTTLRLEADGVALVFTHGHQFDPVARGAQWLADAGTYTTGTLRRLGAVALASWLERRDVAIKHARFGGAHGPYARGALSLARRLEADLVVMGHTHAAELHTWPGVVYGNCGTCSGGERQCLSIDTARGGVELWRWPRRASATTVPHVLARASLPSR, from the coding sequence ATGCGTGTCGCTGCCCTCTCCGACATCCACATCGGTGTGACGCCGGGGCGCGACGGCTTCGGTCATGCGCCCGCTGCGTTCATCGCGTGGCTCGACCATCTGCGCCAGTCCCACGATCGCGTGGTGCTGGTCGGCGATGTGTTCCAGACCGATCACGGCTGGTGGCCGGGCTCGCGGGCCGTAGCGCTGCACGCCGCGCGGCGCCGCCTGCCGGAGCTGCTCGCGGGCGTCGACTACGTGCACGGCAACCACGATCTCGTGGCCGCCGAGGCGATCGCGGCCCCGACGACGCTGCGGCTCGAGGCCGACGGCGTCGCGCTGGTGTTCACCCACGGTCATCAGTTCGATCCCGTGGCCCGTGGTGCGCAGTGGCTGGCGGACGCCGGCACCTACACCACCGGCACGCTGCGACGGCTCGGTGCGGTCGCGCTGGCGAGCTGGCTCGAGCGGCGTGACGTCGCGATCAAGCACGCCCGCTTCGGCGGCGCGCACGGCCCCTATGCCCGCGGCGCGCTGTCGCTCGCGCGCCGGCTCGAGGCGGATCTGGTGGTCATGGGGCACACGCACGCGGCCGAGCTCCACACATGGCCAGGGGTCGTCTACGGCAACTGCGGCACCTGCAGCGGCGGTGAGCGCCAGTGCCTGTCGATCGACACGGCGCGCGGTGGCGTCGAGCTGTGGCGATGGCCGCGGCGCGCGAGCGCAACGACGGTGCCCCACGTGCTCGCGCGCGCATCGCTGCCGTCGCGGTAG
- a CDS encoding serine/threonine protein kinase, protein MPQRQKDRNPGTLGRYQLLRRIAVGGMGELFLARASSFGGFEKLVAIKRILPILAEQPAFVAMFLDEARVAATLEHPNIVHVADLGHAGKDYFLVMPYLEGGDLAHLRRRLAAQRRTLPEALAVHIVTGVASGLDYAHAKRDRDGRLMGLVHRDVSPENIFVTFEGEVKLLDFGIARAAQVASHTDVGTRRGKARYMSPEQAHGQPLDARSDIFALGVVLYELTTGALPFDAENDLAVLARIVAGAPIPPSQHIAGYPRSLEAIVMRALETDPARRFQSAAEFRDALRQHSRARQEMPSSVELGAFVIDALAGESADGASHQERSSGSELPPPPMTGALQSQPPPSGRRASPAAATPSSAAPTTGAPAARRRWPGVAIATLGVAVVVGAIAYAVSRAPTETAASAASNPEQPPPGEAFTDAQLQQLLAMVNTSSLAGNLAFDERTEALRQLRASGWGERIDEPLQHALDLLQANQSSRPCATFDAALTIIEQVPIGYFADALAQATVPNAGLADRDCHDLEARRLSALALARAARR, encoded by the coding sequence GTGCCGCAGCGACAGAAAGATCGGAATCCCGGCACGCTCGGCCGCTACCAGCTCCTGCGCCGCATCGCCGTGGGCGGGATGGGCGAGCTGTTCCTGGCGCGCGCGAGCTCGTTCGGTGGCTTCGAGAAGCTGGTCGCGATCAAGCGGATCCTCCCGATCCTCGCCGAGCAACCAGCCTTTGTGGCGATGTTCCTCGACGAGGCACGGGTCGCCGCGACCCTCGAGCATCCCAACATCGTCCATGTCGCCGACCTGGGTCACGCCGGCAAGGACTACTTCTTGGTGATGCCCTACCTAGAGGGCGGTGATCTGGCGCACCTGCGACGGCGGCTCGCGGCGCAGCGGCGCACGCTCCCGGAGGCGCTCGCCGTGCACATCGTGACCGGGGTCGCGTCGGGCCTCGACTACGCCCACGCCAAGCGTGACCGCGATGGGCGGCTGATGGGCCTCGTCCACCGCGACGTGTCGCCAGAGAACATCTTCGTGACGTTCGAGGGCGAGGTGAAGCTGCTCGACTTCGGAATCGCACGAGCAGCCCAAGTCGCGTCGCACACGGACGTCGGCACCCGACGCGGCAAGGCGCGCTACATGTCACCCGAGCAGGCGCATGGGCAACCCCTCGACGCCCGCAGCGACATCTTCGCGCTCGGGGTGGTGCTGTACGAGCTCACGACGGGAGCGCTCCCCTTCGATGCCGAGAACGATCTGGCCGTGCTGGCGCGAATCGTGGCTGGAGCACCGATCCCGCCGTCGCAGCACATCGCAGGCTATCCCCGCTCGCTCGAAGCGATCGTGATGCGCGCCCTCGAGACGGACCCTGCGCGCCGCTTCCAGAGCGCCGCAGAGTTCCGCGACGCACTGCGCCAGCACAGTCGAGCGCGCCAGGAGATGCCGTCGTCCGTCGAGCTGGGTGCGTTCGTCATCGACGCGCTCGCAGGCGAGAGCGCGGACGGGGCGTCCCACCAAGAGCGCAGCTCCGGCAGCGAGCTGCCGCCGCCGCCGATGACCGGCGCACTGCAGTCTCAGCCGCCGCCGTCGGGCCGCCGGGCTTCGCCTGCGGCGGCGACACCTTCGTCGGCCGCACCAACGACCGGCGCACCCGCTGCGCGACGGAGGTGGCCGGGTGTCGCCATCGCAACGCTCGGTGTCGCCGTGGTCGTCGGCGCGATCGCGTACGCGGTGTCGCGTGCTCCGACCGAGACCGCCGCTTCGGCGGCGTCCAACCCCGAGCAGCCGCCGCCCGGCGAGGCCTTCACCGACGCCCAGCTGCAGCAGCTGTTGGCGATGGTCAACACCAGCTCACTCGCGGGCAACCTCGCCTTCGACGAGCGTACCGAGGCGCTCCGGCAGCTGCGCGCGTCCGGATGGGGCGAGCGCATCGACGAACCGCTGCAGCATGCCCTCGATCTCCTGCAAGCCAACCAGAGCTCGCGACCGTGCGCCACGTTCGACGCCGCCCTCACGATCATCGAGCAGGTTCCCATCGGCTACTTCGCCGATGCCCTCGCGCAGGCGACCGTGCCCAACGCTGGTCTCGCCGACCGCGATTGCCATGATCTCGAGGCCCGTCGCCTCAGCGCACTGGCACTCGCGCGCGCAGCCAGGCGCTAG
- a CDS encoding serine/threonine protein kinase — protein sequence MASNLSPQGSVPRRNTAILDGRYQLVRRLHASEHGMLHFAIETRFNREVAIKTCDTASEGAERFPEIVRFLARLEHPNCVSVLDTGTLPEGLIYAVMPFVAGQRLRDVIGDGGIEPVRASAIAAAVLRGLAHVHRHGGVHRDLKPECIIVPPAEDAGARITDFWSAMVPALRQAAVSLADLEIGSAEYTSPEQAMGLAVDARSDLYAVGIMLFEMLHGVPPFRSEDPFEVLQLQIHSTLPQFGASVPTQLINVIVGLTAKNPDDRMTAEEALRDLDACTAAHSEPPPPRRMTPAQLSSTTGVTGATATPTMPYATQEIPRQRSQLAWGIGLGVLASMVVAAIAFWPRDTPTSDAPGGVADSAALAASPATPEGATPGLSKTLQSLALANERRLEHAAAFSQRHALVDELVAAGHGAKIDARVQLELDLLQAAQSTTPCATFVKAAEALRAIGDARAQELLSQARMPSDVPGAGVPPDTACIAAPAVPPPLAAEAAAPAAPEMVAAASPNPATAPRESRDRRGRGARPASKPGVSTPSAAVTPAPTEVPAEKPPKKPARAEPPHSVQKLDDDIKRL from the coding sequence ATGGCCTCCAACCTCAGCCCCCAGGGCTCGGTGCCGCGCCGCAACACCGCCATTCTCGACGGTCGCTACCAGCTCGTCCGTCGCCTCCACGCGAGTGAGCACGGCATGCTGCACTTCGCGATCGAGACTCGCTTCAACCGCGAGGTCGCGATCAAGACGTGCGACACGGCGTCGGAGGGCGCCGAGCGCTTCCCGGAGATCGTCCGGTTCCTCGCGCGACTCGAGCACCCCAACTGCGTCTCGGTGCTCGACACTGGCACGCTTCCCGAGGGCCTCATCTACGCCGTGATGCCGTTCGTCGCGGGACAGCGCCTGCGCGACGTCATCGGCGACGGCGGCATCGAGCCCGTACGCGCCTCCGCGATCGCGGCCGCGGTGCTCCGCGGACTCGCTCATGTCCACCGACACGGTGGCGTGCACCGTGACCTGAAGCCCGAGTGCATCATCGTGCCGCCGGCTGAGGACGCCGGTGCCCGCATCACCGACTTCTGGTCGGCGATGGTGCCGGCGCTGCGGCAGGCCGCGGTGAGCCTCGCCGACCTCGAGATCGGCAGTGCGGAGTACACCAGTCCCGAGCAGGCGATGGGCCTCGCGGTCGATGCACGCAGCGACCTCTACGCCGTCGGCATCATGCTCTTCGAGATGCTCCATGGGGTACCGCCGTTTCGCAGCGAGGATCCCTTCGAGGTGTTGCAGCTGCAGATCCACTCGACGCTGCCGCAGTTCGGCGCGAGCGTGCCGACGCAGCTGATCAACGTGATCGTCGGACTCACGGCCAAGAACCCCGACGATCGGATGACGGCCGAGGAGGCGCTGCGCGATCTCGATGCGTGCACGGCCGCCCACAGCGAGCCGCCGCCGCCGCGACGGATGACGCCAGCGCAGCTGTCCTCGACCACCGGTGTGACGGGCGCGACCGCGACCCCCACGATGCCGTACGCGACACAGGAGATCCCCCGGCAGCGCAGCCAGCTGGCGTGGGGCATCGGCCTCGGTGTGCTGGCCAGCATGGTCGTCGCTGCGATCGCTTTCTGGCCCCGCGATACACCCACTTCCGATGCGCCGGGCGGCGTCGCGGACTCGGCCGCGCTCGCGGCATCGCCGGCGACTCCCGAGGGAGCAACACCGGGGCTCAGCAAGACCCTGCAATCTCTCGCGCTGGCGAACGAGCGGCGGCTCGAGCACGCGGCTGCGTTCTCGCAGCGGCACGCGCTGGTCGACGAATTGGTCGCTGCTGGGCACGGTGCCAAGATCGACGCGCGGGTCCAGCTCGAGCTCGATCTCTTGCAGGCGGCGCAGTCGACCACGCCATGTGCCACCTTCGTGAAGGCGGCCGAGGCGCTCCGGGCGATCGGTGACGCGCGCGCGCAGGAACTGCTCTCGCAGGCGCGCATGCCGTCGGATGTTCCGGGTGCTGGCGTGCCCCCAGATACCGCGTGCATTGCTGCGCCCGCCGTCCCGCCGCCGCTCGCAGCGGAGGCCGCAGCGCCTGCGGCCCCCGAAATGGTGGCAGCGGCGTCACCGAACCCAGCCACTGCACCACGCGAGTCGCGTGATCGAAGAGGGCGTGGGGCTCGGCCGGCGTCGAAGCCGGGCGTGTCGACGCCGTCAGCTGCGGTCACCCCGGCACCCACCGAGGTGCCCGCCGAGAAGCCCCCCAAGAAGCCCGCGCGGGCAGAGCCGCCGCACTCCGTGCAGAAGCTCGACGACGACATCAAGCGACTCTAA
- a CDS encoding tetratricopeptide repeat protein: MPLVFAMGIADVPVPAHAAARSRTEGDAQEEPADDARRTRGLALYDDGTAKYDAGDYRGAIEAFKASLDLIGEPQLLYNLGMCFDRLDELDSALEYFQRYRAVAPEAEYEQVDRKIDSIRKRQQAAREPAATIESGDASTGGASSPPRDVEPKSSRKPKVMSPAAWGLLGSSVALLATGGALAIVASRRNSAGADACQEAQGRRLCTGDGADQLRSGGKLGTAAIVVLSVGGALAVAAIAVIATNAGRRRAAGGQARVAPSFGGFTARF, translated from the coding sequence GTGCCGCTCGTGTTCGCGATGGGGATTGCGGACGTACCCGTGCCCGCCCACGCCGCGGCGCGCAGTCGTACCGAAGGTGACGCGCAGGAGGAGCCGGCCGACGACGCCCGCCGCACCCGCGGGCTTGCGCTCTACGACGACGGCACCGCCAAGTACGACGCAGGTGACTATCGCGGCGCGATCGAGGCGTTCAAGGCCTCACTCGATCTCATCGGAGAGCCGCAGCTGCTCTACAACCTCGGCATGTGCTTCGACCGGCTCGACGAGCTGGACAGCGCGCTCGAGTATTTCCAACGCTACCGCGCGGTGGCACCGGAGGCGGAGTACGAACAGGTCGATCGGAAGATCGATAGCATCCGCAAGCGACAGCAGGCGGCGCGAGAGCCTGCGGCGACGATCGAGAGCGGCGACGCGTCCACGGGCGGAGCGTCATCGCCACCTCGCGATGTCGAGCCCAAGTCGTCGCGGAAGCCGAAGGTCATGTCGCCCGCTGCTTGGGGACTGCTCGGCTCATCGGTTGCGCTGCTCGCCACTGGCGGCGCCCTGGCGATCGTCGCCTCGCGTCGGAACAGTGCTGGTGCCGATGCGTGCCAGGAGGCGCAGGGGCGGCGCCTCTGCACGGGCGACGGCGCCGACCAGCTGCGCTCGGGCGGGAAGCTCGGTACGGCCGCCATCGTCGTGTTGTCGGTCGGCGGCGCGTTGGCGGTCGCCGCGATCGCGGTGATCGCCACCAACGCCGGCCGTCGCCGCGCCGCAGGTGGACAGGCACGCGTGGCACCGAGCTTCGGCGGCTTCACGGCGCGATTCTGA
- a CDS encoding thioredoxin family protein, with translation MVRRSCHPGRSRSAVGTVLSPRAMSLRLGFACFLAAVLPSACGGGTSPAAAVETPPAAPASTTAHGGAVMPPTTAAPTPAAGAAVDPCELARREGGKLRWFHDDYAGAMACARSRSLPLAIDMWAPWCHTCLSMQAYVLTDDRLADYERRFVFLALDTDREHNAAVVAKFPPAAWPTFFVVSPVDESIQARFVGAATVEQFARFLDDGERGHMAQGGAALPTWDDAARRGDRASAGKQWADAAAAYAQAVAAAPADWPRGPDVRVSWLAALVRAHDVEGCATIASTQLDATGTSASATDFSLHVLGCADTQTDPTVQARLRDAVVSRLDALTRGHSDALTVDDLSDALLVLRQALDGLGRGELAKQAATRQRKLLDEATAKAESPRLAMTYNWPRAEVYAYLGVPSELVPALEQSVKDLPDEYDPPYRLAWTLLQAGEPARARGYAEQAIEKAYGPRKARAQGMLADIEHAAGDVEAERAARAAAVATLEALPIDARNPETIAKAKAELDAVGKPAAVAK, from the coding sequence TTGGTGCGCCGATCCTGCCACCCGGGCCGCTCTCGATCGGCGGTTGGCACCGTGCTAAGCCCTCGCGCGATGTCGCTGCGCCTCGGGTTCGCCTGCTTCCTCGCCGCTGTGCTGCCGTCTGCCTGCGGCGGCGGCACGAGCCCAGCCGCCGCCGTCGAGACGCCGCCGGCAGCTCCGGCCTCGACCACCGCGCACGGCGGCGCTGTGATGCCGCCGACCACGGCCGCACCGACGCCAGCGGCCGGCGCGGCCGTGGATCCCTGCGAGCTCGCCCGTCGCGAGGGCGGCAAGCTGCGGTGGTTCCACGACGACTACGCCGGCGCGATGGCCTGCGCGCGCAGCCGATCGCTGCCGTTGGCGATCGACATGTGGGCACCGTGGTGCCACACGTGCCTGTCGATGCAGGCCTACGTGTTGACCGACGATCGCCTCGCCGACTACGAGCGCCGCTTCGTGTTCCTCGCGCTCGACACCGATCGTGAGCACAACGCTGCGGTCGTTGCGAAGTTCCCTCCCGCCGCGTGGCCGACCTTCTTCGTGGTGTCCCCCGTCGACGAGAGCATCCAGGCACGCTTCGTCGGCGCCGCCACGGTGGAACAGTTCGCGCGCTTCCTCGACGACGGCGAGCGCGGTCACATGGCGCAGGGCGGCGCCGCCTTGCCGACGTGGGACGACGCGGCACGCCGGGGCGACCGCGCCTCGGCCGGCAAGCAATGGGCCGACGCCGCGGCTGCCTACGCCCAGGCCGTCGCTGCCGCGCCGGCCGACTGGCCCCGCGGTCCGGATGTCCGCGTGTCGTGGTTGGCCGCGCTCGTGCGCGCCCACGACGTCGAAGGTTGCGCGACCATCGCGAGCACGCAGCTCGACGCCACCGGCACCAGCGCGAGCGCGACCGACTTCTCGCTGCACGTGCTCGGCTGCGCCGACACGCAAACCGACCCAACGGTGCAGGCACGCCTGCGCGACGCGGTGGTCTCGCGACTCGACGCGCTCACGCGCGGGCACTCCGACGCGCTCACGGTCGACGACCTCTCCGATGCCTTGTTGGTGCTGCGCCAGGCGCTCGACGGCCTCGGCCGCGGTGAACTCGCGAAGCAAGCCGCGACGCGGCAGCGCAAGCTGCTCGACGAGGCCACCGCGAAGGCCGAGTCGCCGCGCCTCGCGATGACCTACAACTGGCCGCGCGCGGAGGTCTACGCATACCTCGGCGTTCCCAGCGAGCTGGTGCCGGCGCTCGAGCAATCCGTGAAGGATCTCCCCGACGAGTACGACCCGCCATACCGCTTGGCGTGGACGCTGCTGCAGGCGGGCGAGCCCGCGCGTGCGCGCGGCTACGCCGAGCAGGCGATCGAGAAGGCATATGGCCCGCGCAAGGCCCGGGCGCAGGGCATGCTCGCCGACATCGAGCACGCCGCGGGTGACGTCGAGGCCGAACGAGCCGCGCGGGCGGCAGCGGTCGCCACGCTCGAGGCGCTCCCGATCGACGCGCGGAACCCTGAAACGATCGCCAAGGCGAAGGCCGAGCTCGACGCGGTCGGCAAGCCGGCAGCAGTCGCGAAATGA
- a CDS encoding BMP family ABC transporter substrate-binding protein → MNASYIPKSLLAFALATGCTILPGTAPSACSEDSECEDFFGPGSACQVGGTCSDPTGTKSLQLGLLYVGPVGDHGWTKTHDEGRAYMLEQLDDVTAMFAPSVSATDAPTRIEEFVARGDNVIIATSFDFLVPIQAAALDHPDLQFLLVNGFQTGPNLGSYSGRMYQVMYQAGYLAGKMSQSGLVGVVGSVAIPEVVSHTNAFARGVQAANPEGRVMMRWVDAWFDPPTETAAANELVDAGCDVIMGQTDTTIPIETANMRSTSETPILTIGYDNADSCSFAPETCMTSAYWSWGPVLTDILRRMQNGSWDPTEYIWTPMLPDPAESVVYLSPISDSLVPSAIRIEVEGLVDDLSTNTPEGRMFPFRGGVLDSMGMRRFGAGEYPSDHDLLTMCWFVDGVLNTDGTPAQVPNGCPGEY, encoded by the coding sequence ATGAACGCCAGCTACATTCCCAAGTCTCTCCTTGCGTTCGCCCTCGCGACTGGCTGCACGATCCTCCCCGGCACGGCCCCCTCGGCTTGCTCCGAGGACAGCGAATGCGAGGACTTCTTCGGTCCCGGCTCCGCATGTCAGGTCGGCGGCACGTGTTCCGACCCCACCGGTACCAAGTCGCTGCAGCTCGGCCTCCTCTACGTGGGTCCGGTCGGCGACCACGGCTGGACCAAGACCCACGACGAAGGCCGCGCCTACATGCTCGAACAACTCGACGACGTGACGGCGATGTTCGCCCCGTCGGTGAGTGCAACCGATGCGCCGACCCGCATCGAAGAGTTCGTCGCGCGGGGTGACAACGTCATCATCGCCACGAGCTTCGATTTCCTCGTGCCCATACAGGCAGCCGCGCTCGACCATCCCGACCTGCAGTTCCTGCTGGTCAACGGTTTCCAGACCGGGCCCAATCTCGGCAGCTACTCGGGTCGAATGTATCAAGTGATGTACCAGGCGGGCTATCTCGCCGGCAAGATGTCGCAGAGCGGCCTCGTCGGTGTGGTCGGCTCGGTTGCGATCCCCGAGGTCGTCAGCCACACCAACGCCTTCGCGCGCGGCGTGCAGGCCGCGAATCCAGAAGGGCGCGTGATGATGCGTTGGGTGGATGCGTGGTTCGATCCCCCCACCGAGACCGCCGCCGCGAACGAGCTCGTGGACGCGGGCTGCGATGTGATCATGGGGCAGACCGACACGACCATCCCGATCGAGACCGCCAACATGCGGTCCACCAGCGAGACACCGATCCTCACGATCGGCTACGACAATGCCGACAGTTGCAGCTTCGCCCCCGAGACCTGCATGACCAGCGCCTATTGGAGCTGGGGACCCGTGCTCACCGACATCCTGCGGCGCATGCAGAACGGCAGCTGGGATCCCACGGAATACATCTGGACGCCGATGCTGCCGGATCCCGCGGAGAGCGTGGTCTACCTCTCGCCGATCAGCGATTCGCTCGTACCCTCGGCAATTCGCATCGAGGTCGAGGGATTGGTCGACGATCTCTCCACCAATACGCCGGAGGGGCGCATGTTCCCGTTCCGCGGCGGAGTCCTCGACAGCATGGGCATGCGCCGTTTCGGTGCTGGCGAGTATCCCAGCGACCACGACCTGCTCACCATGTGCTGGTTCGTCGATGGCGTGCTGAACACCGACGGCACGCCCGCCCAGGTGCCCAACGGCTGCCCTGGCGAATACTGA